In a genomic window of Streptomyces koelreuteriae:
- the chpH gene encoding chaplin ChpH codes for MIKKVVAAAAATGGLVLAGAGLAVADSGAQGAAVHSPGVLSGNVVQVPVHVPVNVCGNTVSVIGLLNPAFGNTCVNK; via the coding sequence ATGATCAAGAAGGTCGTCGCTGCTGCGGCTGCCACCGGTGGGCTGGTTCTCGCGGGCGCGGGCCTGGCCGTCGCCGACTCGGGTGCCCAGGGTGCCGCCGTGCACTCCCCGGGTGTCCTGTCCGGCAACGTTGTCCAGGTGCCCGTTCACGTCCCGGTGAACGTCTGCGGCAACACGGTCTCCGTGATCGGGCTGCTGAACCCCGCCTTCGGCAACACCTGCGTCAACAAGTGA